One region of Bosea sp. 29B genomic DNA includes:
- the hutU gene encoding urocanate hydratase, whose protein sequence is MTRLDNTRVIRPATGTELSAKSWLTEAPLRMLMNNLHPDVAENPQELVVYGGIGRAARTWEDFDRIVAALRQLEADETLLVQSGKPVGVFRTHKDAPRVLIANSNLVPHWANWDHFNELDKKGLAMYGQMTAGSWIYIGTQGIVQGTYETFVEAGRQHYGGNLKGKWVLTGGLGGMGGAQPLAAVMAGASCLAVECNPDSIDFRLRTRYLDEKASSLDEALAMIERWTRNGEAKSVGLLGNCAEILPEMVRRGIRPDMVTDQTSAHDPVNGYLPKGWTMGQWRQAREANPKSVEKAARASMREHVEAMIAFQDMGIPTFDYGNNIRQVAKDEGLENAFAFPGFVPAYIRPLFCRGIGPFRWAALSGYPEDIYKTDAKVKELLPDNKHLHNWLDMARERISFQGVPARICWVGLGDRHRLGLAFNEMVRTGELKAPVVIGRDHLDSGSVASPNRETEAMKDGSDAVSDWPLLNALLNTASGATWVSLHHGGGVGMGFSQHSGVVICADGTDDAAARLSRVLWNDPATGVMRHADAGYDIALDCAREKGLNLPGILG, encoded by the coding sequence ATGACCCGCCTGGACAATACCCGCGTCATCCGCCCCGCCACCGGCACCGAGCTCAGCGCCAAGAGCTGGCTGACCGAAGCGCCGCTGCGCATGCTGATGAACAACCTGCATCCTGACGTCGCCGAGAACCCGCAGGAGCTCGTGGTCTATGGCGGCATCGGTCGCGCCGCCCGCACCTGGGAAGATTTTGACCGCATCGTCGCGGCCCTGCGCCAGCTCGAGGCCGACGAGACCCTGCTCGTCCAGTCTGGCAAGCCGGTCGGCGTGTTCCGGACGCACAAGGATGCGCCGCGCGTCCTGATCGCCAATTCCAACCTCGTGCCGCACTGGGCGAACTGGGACCATTTCAACGAGCTCGATAAGAAGGGGCTCGCCATGTACGGCCAGATGACGGCCGGCTCCTGGATCTATATCGGCACGCAAGGCATCGTGCAGGGCACCTACGAGACCTTCGTCGAGGCCGGGCGCCAGCACTATGGCGGCAATCTCAAGGGCAAATGGGTGCTGACCGGTGGCCTCGGCGGCATGGGCGGCGCCCAGCCTCTCGCCGCGGTGATGGCCGGCGCCTCCTGCCTCGCGGTCGAGTGCAACCCGGACTCGATCGATTTCCGCCTGCGCACCCGCTATCTCGACGAGAAGGCCTCGAGCCTCGACGAGGCGCTGGCGATGATCGAGCGCTGGACCAGGAATGGCGAGGCGAAGTCGGTCGGCCTGCTCGGCAACTGTGCCGAGATCCTGCCCGAGATGGTCCGCCGCGGCATCCGGCCGGACATGGTCACCGACCAGACCTCGGCGCATGACCCGGTCAACGGCTACCTGCCGAAAGGCTGGACCATGGGCCAGTGGAGGCAGGCGCGCGAAGCCAATCCGAAATCCGTGGAGAAGGCGGCACGCGCCTCGATGCGCGAGCATGTCGAGGCGATGATCGCCTTCCAGGACATGGGTATCCCGACCTTCGACTACGGCAACAATATCCGCCAGGTCGCCAAGGACGAGGGGCTGGAGAACGCCTTCGCCTTCCCGGGCTTCGTGCCGGCCTATATCCGCCCGCTGTTCTGCCGCGGCATCGGCCCGTTCCGCTGGGCCGCCCTCTCCGGCTACCCGGAGGACATCTACAAGACCGACGCCAAGGTGAAGGAGCTGCTGCCCGACAACAAGCACCTGCACAACTGGCTCGACATGGCGCGCGAGCGCATCTCGTTCCAGGGCGTGCCAGCGCGCATCTGCTGGGTCGGCCTCGGCGACCGCCACCGGCTCGGCCTCGCCTTCAACGAGATGGTCAGGACCGGCGAGCTCAAGGCCCCGGTCGTGATCGGCCGCGACCATCTCGATTCCGGCTCGGTCGCCTCCCCCAACCGCGAGACGGAAGCGATGAAGGACGGCTCGGACGCGGTCTCCGACTGGCCGCTGCTCAACGCCCTGCTCAACACGGCGTCCGGCGCGACCTGGGTCTCGCTGCATCATGGCGGCGGCGTCGGGATGGGCTTCTCGCAGCATTCGGGCGTCGTGATCTGCGCCGACGGCACCGATGACGCAGCCGCCCGCCTGTCGCGCGTGCTCTGGAACGACCCCGCCACCGGCGTGATGCGCCATGCCGATGCCGGCTACGACATCGCGCTCGACTGCGCCCGGGAGAAGGGGCTGAACCTGCCCGGCATCCTGGGCTGA
- the hutG gene encoding N-formylglutamate deformylase, with the protein MSTGTVSVTRGSSPLVLSMPHPGTGLPVEVAAHLNARGKLVEDTDWHMRQLYGFAERFQPTIVEAGLSRFVIDLNRDPAGVSLYPGQATTELVPTTTFDGAPIWNTAPDEAEIARRREAYFRPYHDALAAEIAHAKAQHGFCLLWDCHSIKSVIPRLFPGTLPTLNLGTNSGASAAPTVEAAAAQAMAGSAFTQVVNGRFKGGWITRHYGQPATQVHALQMEIALSAYLDDEAAPWAFAPAKAASLQATLSAMIEAALAAAAKLERSKP; encoded by the coding sequence ATGAGCACGGGAACCGTCTCCGTCACGCGCGGCTCGTCGCCGCTCGTGCTGTCGATGCCGCATCCCGGCACCGGCCTGCCGGTGGAGGTCGCGGCGCACCTCAATGCGCGCGGCAAACTGGTCGAGGACACCGACTGGCATATGCGCCAGCTCTATGGCTTCGCCGAGCGCTTCCAGCCGACGATCGTCGAGGCCGGGCTATCGCGCTTCGTCATCGACCTCAACCGCGACCCGGCCGGCGTCTCGCTCTATCCCGGCCAGGCGACGACCGAGCTCGTGCCGACGACCACCTTCGACGGCGCGCCGATCTGGAATACGGCCCCCGACGAGGCCGAGATCGCCCGCCGGCGCGAGGCTTATTTCCGGCCCTATCACGACGCCCTCGCCGCCGAGATCGCGCATGCCAAGGCGCAGCACGGTTTCTGCCTGCTCTGGGACTGCCACTCGATCAAGTCGGTGATCCCGCGGCTGTTTCCGGGCACGCTGCCGACGCTGAACCTCGGCACGAATTCCGGCGCCAGCGCCGCGCCCACCGTCGAAGCCGCAGCAGCGCAGGCGATGGCCGGCAGCGCCTTCACCCAGGTCGTCAACGGCCGCTTCAAGGGCGGCTGGATCACCCGGCATTACGGCCAACCGGCAACCCAAGTGCACGCGCTCCAGATGGAGATCGCGCTCTCTGCCTATCTCGACGACGAGGCCGCGCCCTGGGCCTTCGCCCCGGCCAAGGCCGCCAGCCTGCAAGCCACCCTGTCCGCCATGATCGAGGCCGCGCTCGCCGCTGCCGCCAAGCTCGAACGGAGCAAGCCATGA
- the hutH gene encoding histidine ammonia-lyase, giving the protein MTTLSLTPGKARLADWRHVIDGATVTLTETGAIAGAQAIVDDIVAAGTVTYGVNTGFGKLASVRIADNDLAKLQRNLILSHAVGTGPALPDEVVALILAMKAASLARGASGVRPVVVEALVGALKAGALPVVPAKGSVGASGDLAPLAHLTAALMGVGEIRLKGEILPAAEALRRIGQAPLALGAKEGLALINGTQVSASLALTGLASVARVFDAALIAGALSVDALKGSDTPFDPRIQALRGQHGQIKVAALLLDLIASSEIRESHRFGDSKVQDPYSLRCQPQVMGAVRDLLANVAATLAIEANAVTDNPLVLGPGEIVSGGNFHAEPVAFAADTLAMATCEIGNLAERRIALLVDPVMSGLPPFLARDAGLNSGFMIAQVTAAALASENKQRAYPASVDTIPTSANQEDHVSMATHGAFRLIEMAKNAASIIAVELMAAAEAIEHHRPLKTSPRLEPVLALIRAKIAPLTEDRYLAPDLAAATELVLSGALGKAAGVDSFAELSA; this is encoded by the coding sequence ATGACCACGCTCTCGCTCACCCCCGGCAAGGCCCGCCTCGCCGACTGGCGCCATGTCATCGATGGCGCCACCGTCACCCTGACCGAGACCGGCGCGATCGCCGGCGCCCAAGCGATCGTCGACGACATCGTCGCCGCCGGCACGGTGACCTATGGCGTCAATACCGGCTTCGGCAAGCTCGCCAGCGTGCGCATCGCCGACAACGATCTCGCCAAGCTGCAGCGCAATCTCATCCTCTCGCATGCGGTCGGCACCGGCCCTGCCTTGCCGGACGAGGTCGTCGCGCTGATCCTCGCCATGAAGGCGGCGAGCCTGGCGCGCGGCGCCTCCGGCGTACGCCCCGTCGTGGTCGAGGCGCTTGTCGGCGCGCTGAAAGCCGGCGCGCTGCCGGTGGTGCCGGCCAAGGGCTCGGTCGGCGCCTCCGGCGACCTCGCCCCGCTGGCGCATTTGACCGCGGCGCTGATGGGGGTCGGTGAGATCCGCCTGAAGGGTGAAATCCTGCCGGCTGCCGAGGCCCTGAGGCGCATCGGCCAGGCGCCGCTCGCGCTCGGCGCCAAAGAGGGCCTGGCGCTGATCAACGGCACGCAAGTCTCCGCCTCGCTGGCGCTGACCGGCCTCGCCAGCGTCGCCCGCGTCTTCGATGCGGCGCTGATCGCCGGGGCGCTCTCGGTCGATGCGCTGAAGGGCTCCGACACGCCGTTCGACCCGCGCATCCAGGCGCTGCGCGGCCAGCACGGCCAGATCAAGGTGGCGGCATTGCTGCTCGACCTGATCGCCAGCAGCGAGATCCGCGAGAGCCACCGCTTCGGCGACAGCAAGGTGCAGGACCCCTATTCGCTGCGCTGCCAGCCGCAGGTGATGGGCGCGGTGCGCGATCTTCTCGCCAACGTCGCCGCGACGCTTGCGATCGAGGCCAATGCGGTCACTGACAACCCGCTGGTGCTGGGGCCGGGCGAGATCGTGTCGGGCGGCAATTTCCACGCCGAGCCGGTCGCTTTCGCCGCCGACACGCTGGCAATGGCCACCTGCGAGATCGGCAACCTTGCCGAGCGGCGGATCGCGCTGCTGGTCGACCCCGTGATGAGTGGCCTGCCGCCCTTCCTCGCCCGCGATGCCGGCCTCAACTCCGGCTTCATGATCGCGCAGGTGACCGCGGCGGCGCTCGCCTCCGAGAACAAGCAGCGGGCCTATCCGGCTTCGGTCGACACCATCCCGACCTCGGCCAACCAGGAAGACCATGTCTCGATGGCGACGCACGGCGCCTTCCGCCTGATCGAGATGGCGAAGAACGCCGCGAGCATCATCGCGGTCGAGCTGATGGCCGCGGCCGAGGCGATCGAGCATCATCGCCCGCTCAAGACCTCGCCGCGGCTGGAGCCGGTGCTGGCGCTGATCCGGGCCAAGATCGCACCGCTGACCGAGGACCGCTACCTCGCGCCCGATCTCGCGGCCGCGACGGAGCTCGTGCTCTCGGGCGCGCTCGGCAAGGCTGCCGGCGTCGACAGCTTCGCGGAGCTCTCCGCATGA
- the hutI gene encoding imidazolonepropionase, which translates to MVADTGTPYGAIEDGIVIARNGRIVFAGPSSEVSNIGQAEVIDCEGRWITPGLIDCHTHLVYGGDRAHEFELRLKGASYEEIARAGGGIVSSVKATRAASEDELFASADKRLAALIAEGVTTVEIKSGYGLDTDSEVKVLAVARRLGRERPVGVRTSFLGAHAVPAEFKGRSGDYIDLVCGPMLDAVTDQNLADAVDVFCEGIAFSPEETARVFSAAKAKGLAVKIHAEQLSNLGGAALAAGFGALSADHLEHLDEAGVIALAKAGTVAVVLPGAFYFLRETVKPPIDLLRQHGVPIALATDANPGTSPLTSPLLTMNMGCTLFRLTPEEALAGMTRNAALALGLQDEIGTLEAGKACDLAIWEIERPAELAYRIGFNPLHTRIRNGQ; encoded by the coding sequence ATGGTGGCCGATACGGGCACACCCTATGGCGCGATCGAGGACGGGATCGTCATCGCCCGCAATGGCCGCATCGTCTTCGCCGGCCCGAGCAGCGAAGTCTCGAACATCGGCCAGGCTGAGGTGATCGACTGCGAAGGGCGCTGGATCACGCCGGGCCTGATCGATTGCCATACCCATCTGGTCTATGGCGGCGACCGCGCCCATGAGTTCGAACTGCGCCTGAAGGGCGCGAGCTATGAGGAGATCGCCCGCGCCGGCGGCGGCATCGTCTCATCAGTCAAGGCGACGCGCGCAGCGAGCGAGGACGAGCTCTTCGCCAGCGCCGACAAGCGCCTCGCCGCACTGATCGCCGAAGGCGTCACCACCGTCGAGATCAAGTCGGGCTACGGGCTCGATACCGACAGCGAGGTGAAGGTGCTCGCCGTGGCGCGCCGGCTCGGACGCGAGCGCCCGGTCGGTGTGCGGACCAGCTTCCTCGGCGCCCATGCCGTGCCGGCCGAGTTCAAGGGTCGCTCCGGCGATTATATCGATCTCGTCTGCGGCCCCATGCTCGATGCGGTCACCGATCAGAATCTCGCCGATGCCGTCGACGTATTCTGCGAGGGCATCGCCTTCTCGCCGGAAGAGACGGCACGCGTCTTCAGCGCAGCCAAGGCGAAGGGCCTGGCCGTCAAGATCCATGCCGAGCAGCTCTCCAATCTCGGCGGCGCGGCGCTGGCGGCAGGCTTCGGCGCGCTATCTGCCGATCATCTCGAGCACCTCGACGAGGCCGGCGTGATCGCCTTGGCCAAGGCCGGCACCGTCGCGGTCGTCCTGCCGGGCGCCTTCTATTTCCTGCGCGAGACGGTGAAGCCGCCGATCGACTTGCTGCGCCAGCATGGCGTGCCGATCGCACTCGCCACTGACGCCAATCCCGGCACCTCACCGCTGACCTCGCCACTGCTGACCATGAACATGGGCTGCACCCTGTTCCGGCTGACGCCGGAGGAGGCGCTGGCCGGAATGACGCGCAACGCCGCGCTCGCCCTCGGCCTTCAGGACGAGATCGGCACGCTGGAGGCCGGCAAGGCCTGCGATCTCGCGATCTGGGAGATCGAACGCCCGGCCGAGCTCGCCTACCGCATCGGCTTCAACCCGCTTCACACCCGCATCCGGAACGGACAATGA
- a CDS encoding formimidoylglutamate deiminase: protein MTTLHLAQALLPEGFAENVTLTLDHGVIMSVAAGQAAPVGATRLAGLALPGLPNLHSHAFQRGMAGLAERRGASEDSFWTWREVMYRFLDRLSPDDVQAVAAQAMVEMLEGGFTALAEFHYLHHDKDGTAYADIATMGGAIAAAAEETGIGLTLLPVLYRYGNFGKAPAAPGQRRFLNDRDAYARLIEGSEKAVAGLPDARVGMAPHSLRAVALEDLNWVAELRKDVPLHIHVAEQTREVEDSLAITGRRPVELLMQNVAVNERWCLIHATHLSDAERDAMALSGAVAGLCPITEANLGDGIFDGVRYRAKGGRIGVGSDSNVEIGAGGELRVLEYSQRLRDRRRALWAEPGISAGLRLWQDACAGGAQACGRSIGAIAVGHRADLVTLDVEHPAIVGKAGDFALDSAIFAAAALPVAEVIVGGKPVVSGGRHIDRARIAARYGQVIRTLLS, encoded by the coding sequence ATCACGACCCTGCATCTTGCCCAGGCGCTCCTGCCTGAGGGCTTCGCCGAGAACGTCACGCTGACGCTCGATCATGGAGTGATCATGTCGGTTGCGGCGGGGCAGGCAGCTCCTGTTGGGGCGACACGGCTCGCCGGGCTCGCGCTTCCCGGCCTGCCCAACCTGCACAGCCACGCCTTCCAGCGCGGCATGGCGGGCCTCGCCGAGCGTCGCGGCGCCTCCGAGGATTCGTTCTGGACCTGGCGCGAGGTGATGTACCGCTTCCTCGATCGCTTGAGCCCCGACGATGTCCAGGCGGTCGCGGCGCAGGCTATGGTCGAGATGCTGGAAGGTGGCTTCACTGCGCTCGCCGAGTTCCACTACCTCCATCACGACAAGGACGGCACTGCCTATGCCGACATCGCCACCATGGGCGGGGCGATCGCGGCGGCGGCTGAGGAAACCGGCATCGGCTTGACCTTGCTGCCGGTGCTCTATCGCTACGGCAATTTCGGCAAGGCGCCGGCCGCGCCCGGCCAGCGCCGTTTCCTCAATGACCGCGACGCCTATGCGCGCCTGATCGAGGGCAGCGAGAAGGCGGTCGCCGGCCTCCCCGATGCCCGCGTCGGCATGGCGCCGCATTCGCTGCGCGCGGTGGCGCTCGAAGACCTCAACTGGGTCGCGGAGCTGCGCAAGGATGTGCCTTTGCACATCCACGTCGCCGAGCAGACCCGAGAGGTCGAGGACAGCCTCGCCATCACCGGCCGCCGCCCGGTCGAACTCCTCATGCAGAACGTCGCGGTGAACGAGCGCTGGTGCCTGATCCACGCCACCCATCTCAGCGATGCCGAGCGCGACGCCATGGCCCTCTCCGGGGCGGTCGCGGGTCTCTGCCCGATTACCGAGGCCAATCTCGGCGACGGCATCTTCGACGGCGTTCGCTACCGGGCGAAGGGCGGACGCATCGGTGTCGGCAGTGACTCCAATGTCGAGATCGGCGCCGGCGGCGAATTGCGCGTGCTCGAATATTCGCAGCGCCTGCGCGACCGGCGCCGCGCGCTCTGGGCCGAGCCTGGCATCTCGGCGGGCTTGAGGCTCTGGCAGGATGCCTGCGCTGGCGGCGCCCAGGCCTGCGGCCGCAGCATTGGCGCGATCGCCGTCGGCCACCGCGCCGATCTCGTCACCCTCGACGTCGAGCATCCGGCAATCGTCGGCAAGGCCGGCGACTTCGCGCTCGACAGCGCGATCTTCGCCGCCGCGGCCCTGCCGGTTGCGGAGGTGATCGTCGGTGGAAAGCCTGTGGTCAGCGGTGGCCGGCACATTGACCGCGCCCGCATCGCTGCCCGCTATGGCCAGGTGATCCGCACTCTCCTCAGCTGA
- the hutC gene encoding histidine utilization repressor, protein MSTTQIDAVTLDGAGPLYDQIRRAVRDLILAGTWPPGTSVPPEHALMEKLGASRMTVHRALAQLAREGLILRRRRSGTVVASPPASHAMLDILSIPEEVEELGQAYSYRILQRRDGKASRELAARFELGRSANVTHLTLLHFADGAPHVLEDRVIHPSAMPQVADESFAQTPPGDWLLQNSLWTQAEHAISAIAAEPDEAELLKIEAGSPCLLVERRTWNQSEPITAVRLLYPGGRHRFVGRFGPYGAV, encoded by the coding sequence ATGTCCACCACTCAGATCGACGCCGTGACGCTGGACGGAGCCGGGCCGCTCTACGACCAGATTCGCCGCGCCGTCCGCGATCTGATTCTCGCCGGCACCTGGCCGCCGGGGACATCGGTGCCGCCCGAGCACGCGCTGATGGAGAAGCTCGGCGCCTCCCGCATGACCGTGCACCGGGCGCTGGCGCAGCTCGCTCGCGAGGGGCTGATCCTGCGTCGGCGCCGCTCGGGTACGGTGGTGGCGAGCCCGCCGGCGAGCCACGCCATGCTCGACATCCTCTCGATCCCCGAGGAGGTCGAAGAGCTCGGGCAGGCCTACAGCTATCGCATCCTGCAGCGGCGCGACGGCAAGGCCTCTCGCGAGCTCGCTGCCCGTTTCGAGCTCGGCCGCTCGGCCAACGTCACCCACCTCACTCTGCTGCATTTCGCTGATGGCGCGCCGCATGTGCTGGAGGATCGGGTGATTCACCCCTCGGCTATGCCGCAGGTCGCGGATGAGAGCTTCGCGCAGACACCGCCGGGTGACTGGCTGCTGCAGAACAGCCTGTGGACGCAGGCCGAGCACGCGATCAGCGCCATCGCGGCCGAGCCGGACGAAGCGGAATTGCTGAAGATCGAGGCCGGCTCTCCCTGCCTGCTGGTCGAGCGCCGGACCTGGAACCAGTCCGAGCCGATCACCGCCGTGCGGCTGCTCTATCCCGGAGGCCGCCACCGCTTCGTCGGCCGCTTCGGGCCTTACGGGGCAGTCTGA
- a CDS encoding glycine zipper domain-containing protein, with protein sequence MTIPMTMKKLLLVATAVTALGACTPREERTATGALIGAGAGALIGGAATGRAGGALAGAAIGGAGGAIIGNATSPDRICYDRDEWGRRIRYAC encoded by the coding sequence ATGACCATCCCGATGACGATGAAGAAACTTCTCCTTGTCGCCACCGCCGTGACCGCGCTCGGCGCCTGCACGCCGCGCGAGGAAAGGACCGCCACCGGCGCATTGATCGGCGCCGGTGCCGGCGCCCTGATCGGCGGCGCAGCGACCGGCCGCGCCGGCGGCGCGCTGGCGGGCGCCGCGATCGGCGGTGCTGGCGGCGCGATCATCGGCAATGCGACGTCTCCGGACCGCATCTGCTATGATCGCGACGAATGGGGCCGGCGCATCCGCTACGCCTGCTGA
- a CDS encoding PRC-barrel domain-containing protein: protein MTAASHAANPLIAGARVAGTDVYNTTGEHLGSIYDVMLDKATGKVAYAIMSFGGFLGLGEKYHPIPWSMLDYDVDKGGYVVPLTREKLEAAPMYGADGEPDWHDKEYGKRVHDYYGTMPYWMM, encoded by the coding sequence ATGACCGCAGCCTCTCACGCCGCCAACCCGCTGATCGCCGGTGCCCGTGTCGCCGGCACCGATGTCTACAACACCACCGGCGAGCATCTCGGCTCGATTTACGACGTCATGCTCGACAAGGCGACGGGCAAGGTTGCCTATGCGATCATGTCCTTCGGTGGCTTCCTCGGCCTCGGCGAGAAATACCATCCGATTCCGTGGAGCATGCTCGACTACGACGTCGACAAGGGCGGCTATGTTGTCCCGCTGACCCGCGAGAAGCTCGAAGCTGCCCCGATGTACGGCGCCGACGGCGAGCCCGATTGGCACGACAAGGAATACGGCAAGCGGGTGCACGATTACTACGGCACGATGCCGTATTGGATGATGTGA
- a CDS encoding transglutaminase family protein encodes MHIRYGYRIELVCEQPTALLTLLDVHPSRRHDLIRPDEMQVTPLRSSGRTIALSQHLDPFGNICRRLVAPAGGLRITCEGLVHDRGEPDGVDLTATEAAPADLPDEALPYLLGSRYCETDRLADTAWSLFGQVEPGWARVEAVTRFVHNHVSFGYAFARNTRTAAETFNERIGVCRDFAHLAIALCRCLNIPARYCNGYLGDIGVAPDPAPMDFNAWFEVWLGGRWHTFDPRHNQRRVGRIVIARGRDAADVPMLTSFGPHSLRRFEVITEEVEDEPLRAVARLVPARRDVHIAA; translated from the coding sequence ATGCACATCCGCTACGGCTACCGGATCGAGCTCGTCTGCGAACAGCCGACCGCCTTGCTCACCCTGCTCGACGTCCACCCATCGCGCCGGCACGATCTGATCAGGCCCGACGAGATGCAGGTCACCCCGCTCCGCAGCTCGGGCAGGACGATCGCCTTGAGCCAGCATCTCGACCCGTTCGGCAACATCTGCCGCCGTCTCGTCGCACCGGCGGGCGGGCTGCGGATCACCTGCGAAGGTCTCGTCCATGACAGGGGCGAGCCTGACGGCGTCGACCTCACCGCGACAGAGGCCGCACCGGCCGACTTGCCGGACGAAGCCCTGCCCTATCTGCTCGGCAGCCGCTATTGCGAGACCGATCGGCTCGCCGACACCGCCTGGAGCCTTTTCGGCCAGGTCGAGCCCGGCTGGGCCCGCGTCGAGGCAGTGACCCGGTTCGTCCACAACCATGTCAGCTTCGGTTACGCGTTCGCCCGCAATACGCGGACAGCGGCGGAAACCTTCAACGAGCGTATCGGGGTCTGCCGGGACTTCGCCCATCTCGCGATCGCCCTGTGCCGCTGCCTCAATATCCCGGCGCGCTATTGCAATGGCTATCTCGGCGACATCGGCGTCGCACCCGACCCGGCGCCGATGGATTTCAACGCCTGGTTCGAGGTCTGGCTCGGCGGGCGCTGGCACACGTTCGACCCCCGTCACAATCAGCGGCGCGTCGGCCGGATCGTCATCGCTCGCGGTCGCGACGCCGCCGATGTGCCGATGCTGACCTCCTTCGGTCCGCACTCGCTACGGCGTTTCGAGGTGATCACCGAGGAAGTCGAGGACGAGCCGTTGCGTGCCGTGGCCCGCCTTGTTCCCGCCAGAAGGGACGTCCATATCGCCGCCTGA
- a CDS encoding diacylglycerol kinase family protein, whose translation MAKPSDPLLELETQAQPRCFRVIANARAGAVLEAGAESFARSIEAAFDAAGCRAEVEVVPPRQLRERLRAAVADEAVTTVVAGGDGSINGALPVLVGCKRPVGVLPLGTVNVLGRDLGLIGTLEEQIIAICAGEPVSMDLGSVNGRLFHSISGMGFFSLMAREREYARRRFPFSRLVAFLFAATRSILFTRSIRIEMEIAGERRQVEADAVLVTVNQFDGAEWRRSRLDGGEFEVHILDTGGLLSRAKAAFSMLTGGWRNSQHLVSLTGTAVTINRRDKRRGHVTFDGEVERRASPFTYCLLPGALRVIAARPAEIEPHPAEHMFPS comes from the coding sequence ATGGCGAAACCGTCAGACCCGTTGCTGGAGCTCGAAACGCAGGCGCAGCCTCGCTGCTTCCGCGTCATCGCCAATGCGCGCGCCGGGGCGGTGCTGGAGGCGGGCGCGGAGAGCTTCGCGCGCAGCATCGAGGCGGCCTTCGATGCGGCGGGTTGCCGAGCTGAGGTTGAGGTCGTCCCTCCACGCCAGCTGCGGGAGCGTCTGCGGGCTGCCGTCGCCGACGAGGCCGTAACGACCGTGGTCGCCGGCGGCGACGGCAGCATCAACGGCGCCTTGCCGGTTCTGGTCGGCTGCAAGCGGCCGGTCGGCGTGCTGCCGCTCGGCACCGTCAACGTGCTCGGCCGCGATCTCGGCCTCATCGGCACGCTCGAAGAGCAGATCATCGCGATCTGCGCGGGCGAGCCGGTCTCGATGGATCTCGGCAGCGTCAACGGCCGGCTGTTCCATTCGATCTCGGGCATGGGCTTCTTCAGCCTGATGGCGCGTGAGCGCGAATATGCGCGCCGGCGCTTCCCGTTCAGCCGTCTCGTCGCCTTCCTCTTTGCGGCGACACGGTCGATCCTGTTCACCCGCTCGATCCGTATCGAGATGGAGATCGCCGGTGAGCGTCGGCAGGTCGAGGCCGATGCGGTCCTCGTCACCGTCAACCAGTTCGACGGCGCCGAATGGCGCCGCAGCCGTCTCGACGGCGGCGAGTTCGAGGTCCACATCCTCGATACCGGCGGCTTGCTGTCGCGCGCCAAAGCGGCGTTCTCGATGCTGACCGGCGGCTGGCGCAATTCGCAGCATCTGGTTTCGTTGACCGGTACGGCCGTGACGATCAACCGTCGCGACAAGCGCCGCGGCCATGTCACCTTCGACGGCGAGGTCGAGCGTCGCGCCAGCCCCTTTACCTATTGCCTGTTGCCGGGCGCACTGCGCGTGATCGCGGCGCGGCCGGCCGAGATCGAACCGCACCCGGCCGAGCACATGTTCCCCTCATGA
- a CDS encoding phosphatase PAP2 family protein, with product MFLLQPRFLLPVAAAFGFVGLAFYVVSDGAAALDSTLVMLFRDPANPSLPIGPAWFREMMRDLTALGSFIGLGIATVIATLTLRLCGHRTLAFGLVLTVLAAVVASTLLKIGIGRERPDIVEHAALTFTASFPSGHAFLAAVVLLSIASFAGIASRRADIARLCLWVAWALIIAIGVSRIYLGVHWPSDVLGGWCLGVAWSSLATFLTGRLAARSEVDLAQAVASRSEPAG from the coding sequence ATGTTCCTCCTCCAGCCGCGCTTCCTCCTGCCTGTCGCGGCGGCCTTCGGTTTCGTCGGGCTGGCCTTCTATGTCGTCTCCGATGGCGCCGCGGCGCTCGACAGCACCCTGGTCATGCTGTTCCGCGATCCGGCCAACCCGTCGCTGCCGATCGGCCCGGCCTGGTTCCGCGAGATGATGCGCGACCTGACGGCGCTCGGCAGTTTCATCGGGCTCGGCATCGCGACGGTGATCGCGACGCTGACGCTGCGCCTCTGCGGCCATCGCACGCTCGCATTCGGCCTGGTGCTTACCGTCCTGGCGGCAGTGGTGGCGAGCACCTTGCTCAAGATCGGCATCGGCCGCGAGCGGCCGGATATCGTCGAGCACGCAGCATTGACCTTCACGGCGAGCTTCCCGAGCGGTCACGCCTTCCTTGCTGCGGTGGTGCTGCTCAGTATCGCCAGCTTCGCCGGCATCGCCTCGCGCCGCGCCGATATCGCCCGGCTCTGCCTGTGGGTGGCCTGGGCTCTGATCATCGCGATCGGCGTGAGCCGGATCTATCTCGGCGTGCATTGGCCGAGCGACGTCCTCGGCGGCTGGTGCCTCGGAGTGGCCTGGTCCAGCCTCGCCACCTTCCTGACCGGGCGTCTGGCAGCCCGCTCGGAGGTCGATCTCGCCCAGGCCGTCGCATCCCGCAGCGAGCCCGCAGGCTGA